TTTTAGTTTTGACTTTTGACATGTGGTTTTGAGCTTTGCGTTTTGAGATTTGAGATTACTCTTAGCGATAACAACTCGTTACCCTTATAACCATTATTCCGTTGTATGGGTAATTGTATGTTACCTATCCCCCATCACAAACACCATTTCCAATTTGCGCGGGTTAACCCCCAACTCTACCTCCGCCGACTTTAAAATTTCTTCTTCTTTAAAATTTATTTTCGTAACTCTGCCTATAACAAGTCCTTTAGGAATTAAAAGGTCTTCA
This sequence is a window from Patescibacteria group bacterium. Protein-coding genes within it:
- a CDS encoding rod shape-determining protein MreC encodes the protein EDLLIPKGLVIGRVTKINFKEEEILKSAEVELGVNPRKLEMVFVMGDR